From the Streptomyces sp. NBC_00390 genome, the window GCAGCCGTGTTGCGCAGCTCCCCGCCCGTCGGAGCGAAGACGTCCGCCTCCATCTCCTCCAGGTCCACCTGGAGCTCGTTCGCCACGTCGATGTAGTGGTCGACGATGGCGTCGCTGACCGCGTACAGGACAGCCGTGGGGCCGTGTCGGAGCACATTCGGATCGGCCTCCATCCGCAGCCGCACCGAATGCAGCGGTGTGCCCTCGCCGTGCCGGACCGTCACCACGAAGGAGTCACCGATGAACACCATCACCTCCTCGCTGCTGACCGTGTCGCTCTCCGGCTCGTACACGACGGGCTTCAGGACCACGAACAGCGAGTCGTCGTACACCTCCAACTTGGGGCGCTGATGCGCCCGCAGCGCGTCCTCCACGGCCAGCGGGTGCAGACCGAACTCGCTGCTGACGAGATCGAACTCCTTCTCGGTCGGCTCGTGCAGCCCGATCCACAAGAAGGCGTCCCCGCTCGCGCGTGCTTCCTCCAGCGCGTCCGAGAGGTCGTCGGGGCCCTCGGTACGCCGCCCGCCCCGGTAGATGGCACAGTCCACGATCACGGCGCGCATTCTTCCGCGCTCGGCGCCTCGGCGCACCCCGGCGGGCACCCCCTAGGCTGACGGGCATGGCCACGCTGATCCTCGTACGCCACGGACGATCCACCGCCAACACCTCGGGAGTGCTCGCCGGCTGGACGCCGGGCGTCCTCCTCGACGAGCGCGGCGCCGAACAGGCCGCCGCCCTGCCCGAGCGCCTGGCCCGGGTCCCCCTGGTCGCCGCCGTCACCAGCCCCCTCGAGCGCTGCCGGCAGACCCTCCAGCCCCTGCTGGACGCCCGGCCGGAGCTGGAGCCGGTGAGCGATGAGCGCATCGGGGAATGCGACTACGGCGACTGGTCGGGGCGCAAGCTCGCCGAGCTCGCCGACGAGGCGCTGATGGAGGTGGTTCAGCAGCACCCGACCGCCGCCGCCTTCCCCGGGGGCGAGTCGATGCGGGCCATGCAGGCGCGCGCCGTCGACGCGGTACGGGACTGGAACGCGCGCATCGACGCCCAGTACGGCGAGCACGCCGCCTATGTGATGTGCTCGCACGGAGACATCATCAAGTCCCTCGTCGCCGACGCCCTCGGCATGCATCTCGATCTCTTCCAGCGCATCCATGTCGAACCGTGTTCCATCACGGCGATCCGCTACACCCGTACCCGTCCCTTCCTGCTGCGTCTCGGTGACACCGGGAACTTCGCCTCGCTCGTGCCGCCCGAGAGGGGCGAGGCCGAAACGGGCGGTGACAGCGGGGCCGCCGTCGTCGGAGGCGGCGCGGGCGCACCGTGATCCGTTCGCGCAGTAGGGTGGACGGGCCGTAATGCTGAAGTCCCCGCGACCGCAGTCCCGACCGACCCTTCCCAAGGGAGACAGAACGTGTCCCGTCAGGTGTTCCTCTACGACCCGCCGGAGCGTTTCGTGGCCGGTACGGTCGGGCTGCCTGGCCGCCGTACGTTCTTCCTGCAGGCCTCCGCCGCTGGGCGCGTGACCAGCGTCGCCCTGGAGAAGACCCAGGTGGCCGCGCTTGCCGAGCGGATCGACGAGCTGCTGGACGAGGTGGTGCGCCGCACCGGCGGCAACGCCCCGGTGCCGGCCATGGCTCCCGCCGACGTCGCCGACACCGCTCCGCTCGACAACCCGGTCGAGGAGGAGTTCCGGGTCGGCACGATGGCGCTGGCCTGGGACGGCGAGGAACAGCGCATGATCGTCGAGGCGCAGGCGCTCGTGGAGCTGGACGTGGACTCCGAGGAGGACCTTGCGGAGGCCGAGGAGCGGCTGCTTCAGGACGAGGAGAACGGCCCGCCGATGCTGCGTGTGCGGCTGACCGGGGCACAGGCCCGGGCATTCGCCAAGCGCGCGCTGGACGTCGTGAACGCCGGCCGCCCGCCGTGCCCGCTGTGCAGCCTGCCGCTCGATCCGGAAGGACACGTATGCCCGCGCCAGAACGGATACCGACGGGGCGCCTGACGGCGGTGGATCTGCTCACCAAGGGCGAGCTCACCGTACGGGGACGGGTCCGCGAGGCATCCAACGCGGTGCTGTACTGCTCGGTTTCGTACGACGGTCAGGAAGCCCACTGCGTATACAAGCCGATCGCCGGCGAGCGCCCGCTGTGGGACTTCCCGGACGGCACGCTCGCGCACCGCGAGGTCGCGGCGTACGAGCTCTCCGAGGCGACCGGGTGGGGCCTGGTGCCGCCCACCGTGCTGCGCGACGGCCCGTACGGCCAGGGCATGGTCCAGCTGTGGATCGAGGCCGATCCCGAGGCGCCGTTGCTGGCGCTCGTGGAGGACGAGGAGCCCGGCGCCGGCTGGAAGGCTGTCGGCTTCGCCGACGTCGGCGAGGGACGCACCGCCCTGCTGGTCCACGCGGACGACGAGCGGCTGCGGCGGCTCGCGGTGCTCGACGCTGTGATCAACAACGGCGACCGCAAGGGCGGCCATCTGCTGCCGACGGCCGACGGCACGCTGTACGCGATCGACCACGGCGTCACCTTCAACGTGGACGACAAACTGCGCACCCTGCTGTGGGGATGGGCGGGGGAGCCGCTGACCGCGGACGCGCTCGAAGCGCTCGGCACGGTGGCCCGGTCCCTGGCCGAGGGCGCGCCGCTCGCCACC encodes:
- a CDS encoding DUF3090 domain-containing protein produces the protein MSRQVFLYDPPERFVAGTVGLPGRRTFFLQASAAGRVTSVALEKTQVAALAERIDELLDEVVRRTGGNAPVPAMAPADVADTAPLDNPVEEEFRVGTMALAWDGEEQRMIVEAQALVELDVDSEEDLAEAEERLLQDEENGPPMLRVRLTGAQARAFAKRALDVVNAGRPPCPLCSLPLDPEGHVCPRQNGYRRGA
- the corA gene encoding magnesium/cobalt transporter CorA translates to MRAVIVDCAIYRGGRRTEGPDDLSDALEEARASGDAFLWIGLHEPTEKEFDLVSSEFGLHPLAVEDALRAHQRPKLEVYDDSLFVVLKPVVYEPESDTVSSEEVMVFIGDSFVVTVRHGEGTPLHSVRLRMEADPNVLRHGPTAVLYAVSDAIVDHYIDVANELQVDLEEMEADVFAPTGGELRNTAARIYTFKRQLLEFRRASGPLAAPMVRLASAGVPFVHEHAQPFFRDVSDHLTRANEQVDGLDRLLSDILSAHLAQMGVRQNDDMRKISAWAAMAAVPTMVAGIYGMNFEYMPELKEPWAYPAVILLMATAVYGLYRLFKRRGWL
- a CDS encoding histidine phosphatase family protein, translated to MATLILVRHGRSTANTSGVLAGWTPGVLLDERGAEQAAALPERLARVPLVAAVTSPLERCRQTLQPLLDARPELEPVSDERIGECDYGDWSGRKLAELADEALMEVVQQHPTAAAFPGGESMRAMQARAVDAVRDWNARIDAQYGEHAAYVMCSHGDIIKSLVADALGMHLDLFQRIHVEPCSITAIRYTRTRPFLLRLGDTGNFASLVPPERGEAETGGDSGAAVVGGGAGAP
- a CDS encoding SCO1664 family protein, with amino-acid sequence MPAPERIPTGRLTAVDLLTKGELTVRGRVREASNAVLYCSVSYDGQEAHCVYKPIAGERPLWDFPDGTLAHREVAAYELSEATGWGLVPPTVLRDGPYGQGMVQLWIEADPEAPLLALVEDEEPGAGWKAVGFADVGEGRTALLVHADDERLRRLAVLDAVINNGDRKGGHLLPTADGTLYAIDHGVTFNVDDKLRTLLWGWAGEPLTADALEALGTVARSLAEGAPLATRLEQLLTADEVRALRDRVEALRGTGKHPVPSGDWPAIPWPPV